CGTTAGTTGATCCAAGAGGGTATTTATATATCTTGACCGGTCGGAAAATTGAGAGGGGGCAAGGAGACGATGTTCAATATCGTGTTTTTGGGCCCGTTCTATAGCCTGTATTCCTGATTTATTGGTTATGAGCCCGGCAATCCGTCCATTTATTTGGCCGGACTCAACGGCATCAATAATAGCCTGAAAATTAGTTCCCGATCCCGAGGCGAAAACAACGATGTTGGTCAAGGCAAAAAGAAAAATAAAGTTGTATAAAGTTTGCCCGAAAAGATAAGTAAAAAAAGGAACAGATTAAGCTAAAATATCAACTAATCCACTGTTAGGATCAGTTACGAACTGCTTCGAAATACATGGTAATTATTATAACTCCAGCTAATCTGATTAAAGGTAATCTTGATAATTGTTGCAATAGGAATAGCAACTAGCATACCCAGAATGCCACCAACTTGTGCCCCAATCATAATAATAAATAAGATAGCAACAGGGTGCATGTCTGCTGACCGTGAAAAGATTAATGGTTGTAGTACAATATTGTCGAGAATTTGTACAAGCAAGATGGCTAAAATACAGGGTAGTACCAGTGAAAAGTCGCCCACTTCTATGATTGAAACAATAATTGAAAGAATATAGCCGATAATAGGACCAAAGTAGGGAATGGTGTTGGCAAGTCCCACGGCAATACCTACTGACAGGGCATTTTCAAGCCCAACGACAGTCAGCCCTAACCATGAGGTGAAGGCCACAATAAGGCTTTGGAGCATAACGCTTCGAAAATAAATGCCCAGCCGCGTTTCAATCTTATCAATGATACTAAGCGAAGTCTCAAAATATTTATTGGGGACGATCTGTAGAATATCACGTCGAATAGTGAGACCGTCTTTTAGGAAAAAGAAGGTGGCAAAAGGAATGATAAGTGCCGCAGAAAAAATATTAGTGAATATGCCGATAATATTGCTGAGGGCAGCAGGTAGCTCACCAACATCAAATAGATTTTGCAAACCCTGGGTTAAATTGTCGCTTAAAAAATCCTTTGGTAAAAATGAAAATTCTTGAATGAGCCGCTCTTCAATTTGGCGGGTAATATTTTGGATGTTTTGAATATTGAGCTGCCCGGCCAGTTCTACCATTTGATTAGCTATTATGGGGATAATATTGGTAGAAATCCAGACGAGGATAAGCATAAGTGCGCTTAATACAAGTACGATGGCCCCAGTTCGATTCATTCCGGCTGCCTGCATACGGTTGACGAGTGGGTCAAGCATGTAGCTAAAAATCATAGCTACTATGGCATATCCTACAAGCGTACCAAAATAATATAGCAACAATCCCAGCACCGTAATACCGGCTATCCCTAATACCGATTTTATGACACGCTCAAGGGTAAAATTATTCATTGTGCAATGGCTTCCATTAGCTCATCAATGTGATCAAAAATATTACCGGGCCGATATCCTTTTCTTGCCAGATGATCAACTACTTTCTTCTTTCGTTTATACACGTCTTCTTCTCTTAAAAATCGTCTTTTACGCTTTAAAACCAAATCTAAAAATCTTTGTTTTAAGTCAACATCCTCGAAGGTTTTTTGGATACTTTGTTCTGCTATTTTATTAGGTATTCCTTTCTTAAATAAATGGGACTTTATTTTTTGCGGTCCCCATTTATTAAGCCTGCTTTTGTCGGAGGCAAACTTATCAGCAAATTTAGCCTCGTTGAGATACCCTTTCTGTTGCAGTTCATTGAGAACATCTTCGATCACATCTTTCTCATAATCCTTGCGGATGGCCTTGGTAAATAATTCTTTTCGGGCATGGTCGCGACGGCCCAATAGTTTCATCATATATGATTTCACTACAGATCGCCCCTCTTGGCGTTGCAATTTTCGAAAAAGTGAGGGCGTTATTGTATCGCCTTTTGCAAGGTTAAATTTAAGTAACGTATGTTCTGCAATACCGATTAAAAATTCATCGTCAACGAAAATAGAATAGCGTTCTTTATCATTTTTTTGAACGCTCACCGCAGAAATAACGCCCGGTAAATTATGATTCGATATTTCATCCATTATTCATCGTCACTGTCACTCTCGTCATCATTATCTTCTTCGTCATCTGTTTGTTCTTCTTCATCGGCCTTTTGAGGATTCATTTCAGCACGAATTTGTTGCTCAATGTTTTCAGTAAGCTCCGGATCAGATTCTAAAAATTCGATAGCGTTTTCTGATCCCTGTCCAATAGGCTCACCTCCGTAACGGTACCAGCTTCCGCGTTTTTCGATGATGTCAAACTCTACGGCCATATC
The sequence above is a segment of the Fodinibius salinus genome. Coding sequences within it:
- a CDS encoding regulatory protein RecX; this encodes MDEISNHNLPGVISAVSVQKNDKERYSIFVDDEFLIGIAEHTLLKFNLAKGDTITPSLFRKLQRQEGRSVVKSYMMKLLGRRDHARKELFTKAIRKDYEKDVIEDVLNELQQKGYLNEAKFADKFASDKSRLNKWGPQKIKSHLFKKGIPNKIAEQSIQKTFEDVDLKQRFLDLVLKRKRRFLREEDVYKRKKKVVDHLARKGYRPGNIFDHIDELMEAIAQ
- a CDS encoding AI-2E family transporter, with the protein product MNNFTLERVIKSVLGIAGITVLGLLLYYFGTLVGYAIVAMIFSYMLDPLVNRMQAAGMNRTGAIVLVLSALMLILVWISTNIIPIIANQMVELAGQLNIQNIQNITRQIEERLIQEFSFLPKDFLSDNLTQGLQNLFDVGELPAALSNIIGIFTNIFSAALIIPFATFFFLKDGLTIRRDILQIVPNKYFETSLSIIDKIETRLGIYFRSVMLQSLIVAFTSWLGLTVVGLENALSVGIAVGLANTIPYFGPIIGYILSIIVSIIEVGDFSLVLPCILAILLVQILDNIVLQPLIFSRSADMHPVAILFIIMIGAQVGGILGMLVAIPIATIIKITFNQISWSYNNYHVFRSSS